The sequence below is a genomic window from Paenibacillus silvisoli.
CAAGTTGTTGACCAGCTTGTTGTTCGAGCCAGAGATCGTCACCAGCGCGCCGGACGAATACTGCAGCTCGCTGTTCTTGACCGTGCTGTTCGCGCCGCACAAGCAGATCCCTGCGGAATACGTGACGCCTTTATTGAATTCGGACAAATATTTCGCATGAATGCCGTCGATCACATCATTGCTGCCGTCCGTCATATCGATCGTCGCGGCAAACAGGTTGATTCCGCTGACCGTAATATAGGACTTGCTCGTCAGGTCAAAAGCCAGATTTCTCGCTTTTACCTCTACGGTGTGGTTGGCCGGCGTGTCGCTTGCGGTTGTTCGCAAATACAGCGTGCCGGTCGTTTTGTCATAGTACCACTCGCCTGGATAATCGAGCGCCGCCAGTTTGCCCATGATGTAATACTCCGGCGTGCCGAGTCCCCAGTCCGCCAAATCGATGACGCTGCCCGGCGGCTCTTCCTTGCGGAACTGCAAATAGATGCTTCCCCCGGCGCTCGTCAGCTTCACGTCCGCGGAATACGTAAAATCTTTCGCCGTCGTGTTGGAATTGTACCAAGACGATCCCGAGGAGGTTTGCGGCTGCGTATACCCGGACAGCGTCGTTCCGTTCGCCGTCCAATAGCCGGCCGATTCATCCTTGGCCCAGCCCTTGATGTTGCTGGAGAAATTCGGCGTGTATCTGCCCGTAGGCTGATTCGGATTTTGGCTCGTGATGGCTGCATTGACATTCGTGAAGGTCGCCGTTGCCGCCGTGGTGCCGCTGCTCGATTCCACGCCGACGCCGAACGAGCCTTCCTTCAGCGCGGAATCCGTCGCCGTAATGACCGGCGTCGCGCCATTGTTCAAATAGACGTTAAGCGAGCTGCCGGATGCGGTCACTTTCAGGTTGTACGTCGTGTTGGTTTGCACGGTCACGTTCGAGCTGCCGAGTACGGAGCCGTTAGCGCCGAGCAATTTGAGCGTATTGTCGTAAGAGGATAATTTGAGGCTGTAAGCGGACTGCGAAGTTTTGAGGTTGAGGTTCCCTTGCGTGTACGTGGTGCCGAGCGCGCTGCTGAAATTCCATGCGCCGGAGTCTGCGATAAAGAGCGCCGCATTGTCCCAATAGCCGTTCGCTTGCGTCAGATTGACGGGATCGACCAGGACGCCGCGGTTGGTTTCGGGATATTTCGCGAGATACAGGTTCGGGTCGTACAGATTGGTGATGTCCGTATTCGGCGAGCGGGCCAGGAAGTTGGCCACGCCGTCCACATAGACGGAATCGAGGAAATCGCCCATGTTCAGGCTGGCGGACGTTTTGTAAATCGAACCCGAGTGGACCGACCAGGCGCTGGTAATGCGGTCCGCGCCGCTGACCGTAACCGTTGCTCCGTTATCCGGCATGAACGTGATCGGATTGCCCGCCGTGCCCGAATTGGCCGGTTTGACGGTTTCGCGATACGTTCCCGAGCGGATCTTCACCGTGTCGCCTGCGATGGCGATTCCGGCCGCCTTGCTGATCGTTTTCCATGGACTTCCCGTACTGCCGCTGCCCGTGGTGTCGTTCCCGTTGACCGCATCGACGTAGTACGTGCTTCCTGCTGCTGATGCCTGCTGGGACGGCGATACCGCAAACAGCCCGGATACGAGCGCGGTAATCAGCCCCAACATGAAAGCCTTTCTTCCCATTAATCCACATCCTTTCGCCTTAGGCGTCATTTATTTCAAACCCCGTAGTCGAGGCCCGAAACCGGATCGGTATGTATGGAAAAGCTGATGAACTGAGTATAGCCGAGATACGAAATGGAGCGTAATAGACTTTACTACGATTTTTGGACTAGGGGCTGGGACGAGCATTTGAGACGTTGTGGAGCATCTAGTTCTTTGACTCCCAAATGCTACCAGAGTCATAGGGGCGATAAAGTCCGCGCTAGTGCCTATCGCCTGATTTTCCGGGCATTCCTTTTTCGCGCGGAAAATTATTGTATGATATTGGGGAAAAGAGATTCTGAGAACGAGGGGATGATGGCGCTTGGACAAAAAATCGACAACCGGCACCACGTACGGTTCTCGAACCGATCGGATAAAGAAGAACAAAACGACTTCGCTGATTCTGCAGGGAACCGCGGCAGGCGCGCTGCTGATTTGCGGGCTGCTGTACAGCATTTACGCAACCGGGGCCAGCTCGGAGGGTGAGAAGCAGCCAGCGGACAAAGGCGGACTCGTTGCGGTCGACGGCGGTTCGGCTGCTGCGTCGAAATCGGACAAGGCTGCTTCCGATACGCAATCCGGAGGCGTGCATGCGCTTCAGGGACCTCCGCCGGCGAAGGAGGTTCGCGCGGAATCTTCGAAGACGGCAGCTTCGCCGAAGAAGGCGGCTGTTGTTGCGAAGCCGGCGGGTAGCGGCAGCGGAGGTAAAGCATCCTCCAAACCGGCGAGCCAAACGACGAAGAGCTATGTCATCCAGAAAGGGGACACGCTGTCCTCGATCTCGATGAAGTTTTATCGCTCGAAGAAGTATGTCGCTCTCTTGGCCGAGAAGAACGATATTCTGTTCATTAACGAGATGAACGTCGGGGAAACGATCAAAATTCCGGCTTTAACTTCTGCGGCAGCAGGCTCGGCGACGGAACAGCGGCAGGACATCGACTACTCGAAGGTCAAGCTGCCGGCGACCTATCTGGTCCGCGTCGGCGATACGCTGTTTACGATCGCGATGCGATTCTATCAATCGCAGGATTACGTGGAGCTAATTGCAAAGCATAACAAACTGGCCACGACGGCGGATTTGAAGGCGGGCACCGATCTCGTCATCCCGGCCATTCCGAACGCGACGAAGATTATCGTCTCCAAGCATATCATTGCGGATGGCGAGACGCTTTCCAGCATTTCGCGCAAGTATTACGGCTCCAGCAAGTACGCGGCGTCCATCGCCAAGTATAACCGGCTTTCCGACAATGACGTTGTAAAGAGCGGCGATGTGCTCAGCATCCCGCAGACGCCGTCCGTGTAACGACGCGACGCAAAAGAGGCTGCCGATGGGTTCGGCAGCCTCTTTCGTTATTTGTCGGGAGCTTGTAACGGACATGGATGTCCGTTACAAGCTCCGAATTCGAATAATCCGCGTCTAACGGTCACGGATGTCCGTTAGACGCGGAAAGCGCGCTTTTCCCTGATTAAATGCAGCTCTAACGGTCATCGGTGTCCGTTACTAGCTCGAAATGGTTCTATTTGGTCTCTTACGGACATGCATGTCCGTTACAATGCTCTATTCGTCTTCCGCATCGTCCACGAAGTACGTGCACTTGAACCGCTCCACGCCGGGATAGCTCTCACCCAGGCTTTCCACCGTAAACCGGCTGCTCCGGTAGAAATCGGCCGCTTCCTCGTCGGTTTCCGCCTGCAGTACGGTCGGCTTCTCCAGCTCCAGCAGCTCCAAAATCATGCCGCGGCCATAGCCTTTATACCTTTCGGCCGGATCGACGGAAATATGGTCGATCTCGATCGTGTCCGCGCTTGCGTAGTGGTAACCGATGAGGCCGATAATTTCCTCTTCGGATTCATACCCCAGCAGCTTCAGATCGGCATCGTCCTTATACCGCTGCACCGCTTTGGCCAAATGGTCCGGATCGGGAAAAACCGCCCAGCCGAGCAGATCCTGAATCGCTTCCTCGTCCAGCCTTGCTTTAATATCGATCAACATCAACGTCTACCGCCTTTGAATGGTTACTATTGTATGAACCGCATTATACCATAACCGGGTCCATCGACGCTTCCGCCGCCGTCGCCCAAGCTATCTGTCCAGGCCCGCCATTTGCTCGGCCAATCTTTTCTCCGCATCCGACCAGGCTTCCAGCAGCGCATCATACCACGGCTCTTCGCCGGCGGCTTCGATCGCCCCCGTCTTGTCCAGCTCCTCAATGACGGCGCGAATCCCCTGCTCCCATCGGACCGTATAGCGAAAATCCAGATCGCGCCTCGCGGCGGCGTTATCGAACAAATTGTTGTAGCGGAAATTTTCAACGCACCATTCCGCCCGCTTCGGCAGCAACCGGCCTAACAAATCGGTAGGCATGTGGACGATCCGCGGTTCCGGCGCCCCAAGCGCGGAAGCAACCGTCCGCCAGTAGCGGTCGTAGGTCATCCATTCCTCGCCGGTCACGTTATATGCTTGCCCGAACGTCCTCGCATCGCCGATCGCGTTCACGAATGCCCGCGCCACATCGTCCCGGTGGCAAGCTACCCATAGCGAAGTCCCGTCGCCATGGACGATGATCGGCCTTCCCTGCCGCAGCCGCTTCATATGGTAAGTGCCGCCGGCCAAGGACGGAACCGCCGTGCCGCTGCCGCCGTACGTCTGCGCCGGCCGAAAAATCGTCACCGGAAACGTGCTCGGATCGTGAGCTTCGAGCAAAACATTTTCGCTGCGCACCTTATTGTAGGCGTAAGGAAAAGAAGGCAGCGCCTCCCGCTCGCCGGCTTCGGTAATGGGGTACTCCTTCGCCTGTTTCGTGTACACGTCCACCGTGCTGCAGTAGATATACTGGCCGACCCGGCCTTTGAACGCCCGAATCGCGCTCTCCGCTTCATCCGCCTGGAAGCCGATCATGTCGATGACGCAATCGAACCGCCCCGCCTCCGCCATCTGCGCCTCGAACGCCGCGAAATCCCGCCGGTCCCCGATAATCGTTTGGACGCCCGCCGGCGTCCCTCTGCTCCCCCGGTTGTAGTGCCACGCTTCGATACCTTCGCGCTGAAGCAGCTGCTCCGTAATGGCCGTGCTGATCGTTCCCGTCCCACCGATAATGAGTACCTTCATTCGGCGTCCCTCTCTTCCGGTTACTTCTATCTTTCTGCACTATAGCACGGGCTCAAAACGGCTGTCTATAAAATATATACATGATGTATACAAAATTGTAGTGGCCGGACCATGACTCGCTGGCATGACCTCGTTACCGTGCTTTTTGTATGAAATTTCACACTCAATGTGCATGGAAGCTTACGATTCTGGCCGTTTTATACGAAACTTCATACAAAACTAGCGGTGCTCGCTTTGAATTAGGGGGATCTATACGAAATTTCATATAAAATGGCCATTTGCAGCCTTGATCCCACCACTTGTGTACGAAAAATCATACAAAACTCTCATAGAGCCGGAGAAGGAAAATGGCACCCCAGCCAAGAATTTAGTATCTGCTGGATGCATTTGTAAACCGCCGATAATGGAGGATGGACGATAAAATGGAGAACGCGCTCATCGATGACGTATTTCAAGCGGCTCAAAGCGGGGACGCCGCGAAGCTGAACGGGATTTTGGCGGCTCGGCCGGAGCTTGCGAATGAAGAGAACGGCCCAGGCCTTACGCCGCTTGGGTATGCGGCGCATTTCGGAAATGCCGCCGCTGCGCAGGCGCTGCTCGATCACGGTGCTGCCGTGAATGCCGTATCGCATTCGAAAGTGCCTTACATTCCTTCGAATACGGCGCTGCATGCGGCGATCGCCGGGGAGCGCAGCTTGGAAGTCATTCAGCTGCTGCTGGCAAACGGGGCGCTGACGACGGTGGTTGACAGCAACGGTCATACCGCGCTGCACGTCGCTGCTTTTCATGAGGATAGCGTGGAGATCATCCGCTTACTGCTCGAGCACGGCGCTGATGTCAATGCGGGCCAAGCCAGCGGCAACACCGCCCTCGCGCTGGCGGCGAAGCAAGGGAACTCGCGCGTGGCCGAGTTTCTGAGGCTTCACGGGGCTGTTTAGGTAGAGTGAATGCAAATAAACGTCCTGCCGGAAGCGAAGCTCCCGAGCAGGACGTTTTTTCATACCGGAATCGGCCGCAGCCCTTCCAGCCCAACCGGCTGATTGATGTAATACCCCTGAATGCCCCAGCAATGCATGGCCTTCAGCATTTGATACTGCTCCGCATCTTCTACGCCCTCGGCTATCACCCTCAGATTCAACGCCCCGGCCATTACGAGCATGGCAGAAAGCACCGATTCGTTCATGTTCTGGATGAACGACCGGTCGAACTTCAGCGTATCGATCGGCAGCAGCGTCAGCATGCTCAGCGACGAGTAACCGGTCCCGAAGTCGTCCAGCGCAACGCTGAAGCCTGCCGCCCGCAGACGGCTCAGCGTCTGGCGGACGCCCTGCGAATCGCGGATAACGGTGCTCTCCGTCAGCTCCAGCTCGATCGCATGGGTAGGCACCCGCTCCTCCGCCACGATGTCGAGAATCCGCTCCACAAAATCCGGCTCGCTCAGCTGCACGCTCGACATATTGACCGCCACGCGGGTGCCTTCGCCGTAGCAGCCGATCAGCTGATGCCAATCCTGGCAGGCTTTGCGGAGCACCCAGTAGCCGATCGGCACGATAAGGCCCGTTTCCTCGGCGATGGGGATAAACTGCCCCGGCTGCACGAAGCCCGCGTTCGGCCGATTCCAGCGCAGCAGCGCTTCGGCGCCGACGACCTTCTCCTGCTGCGGGCTGTAGACGAGCTGATAGTGCAGCTCGAACTCCTCCTGCTCGATGGCCTTCGCAAGCGCCAGCTCGTGGATGAAGTTCTCGACATGATCGTATTTGGAGGACGCTTCATAGACGTGAAACCCTTTGCGCCCGGCCCCCTTCGCCCGATAGAGGGCAATATCCGCTTGCTTGAGCAGCGTCGATATGTCCTCGTGTTCCTGCTTCAAAGCGATGCCAATGCTGCTGTTTAGCTTAATCTGCTGGCCATTAATGGCGAAAGGCGCCTGAAACACGCCCATAATCCGCACCGCCAGCTGCTCCGGCTGCGGCACCCGCGAAGCCAAGGCCACAATAAACTCGTCGCCTCCAAGCCGCACGAGCGTATGCTTCTCCTGAAAGACCGCGTTCAACCGGGTCGCCACTTCAACGAGCACCGCATCGCCGATATCGTGGCCGAACGTATCGTTAATATTTTTAAAATAATCCAGATCGAACAGAAATAACGCTTCGACGCCCTTCATTTTCTCCAGCAAATACCGGCGGTTGTACAGCTTGGTCAAGTCATCGTGATAGGCGTAGTCCAGGAGCAGGTTCTCGTAGTTTTTGCGGGCGGTATTGTCCCGGGTAACGCTGAACACGAACTCAACCTCGCCGTTCTCTCCAAAAATCGGCGTCAGCACCGATTCCCCGCTCATCATCCCGTTCGGCATGACGACACCGTCTTCATATCGGATATGGGTTCGTTCCGTTACCACCCTTGAATACTTCTTATATAAATAATCGGCCATCGCAAACGCGTTGCGTTCATAGAAGCTTTTGCCCGCATCCGCCATTGAAATCCCGGTCATGCGGGTAGCCGCTTGATTGACATAATAGTATGTCAGCTCGCGCCCCTCCGCTTTCATGACGAAAATACTATCCGCAATATCGTCCAGCATACGGCCCATCTGAAAATGAAACTGGTCGGGGGTCATCTCTGTTCAACTCCTCATGCTGTGCCACTTAGATGCGATTCCTTCTTTGGTCCCCAATTACTTCTGCAATTAGGCCCTTATTCCCTTCCGCCCCCGGTCGTTAAGCCCGTTAAATTTTCATTTCCTTAATAAAGCCGTCTCTCTCGACAATGCCTTTGAAATATTGCATGCTAGGGGATATAACAAAAAACTAGATGCAAGGACGAAGGAGGAAAACGGATCATGGATTTAGGCTTTCAACATCGTACCGTTATCGTAACGGCGGCAAGCAAAGGACTGGGCAAAGCATCCGCCCTGCGCATTTCGGAGGAAGGCGCGAACGTCGTTATCTGCGGCAGAAACGCGGAAACGATTGAAGCGGCCGCGGCCGATATCCGCTCGGCTACCGGCGGAGAAGTGCTCGCGGTGCGTGCGGACGTCTCCTCGCCGGCCGATATCGAGGCGCTGATCGCGGCGGCCGTTGAACGGTTCGGCCGCATCGACGGACTCGTGTGCAATGCCGGCGGGCCTCCGGGCGGGACGTTCGCGACGATTACGGACGAGCAGTGGGAGTCCGCTTTTCAGTTGAACGTCATGAGCGTCGTCCGGCTCGTCCGGAACGCGCTGCCGCATTTTCCGGCCGAGGGCGGCCGGATCGTCTACGTCTCCTCGACCTCGATCAAGCAGCCGATCCCCGGCCTCGTGCTCAGCAACTCGCTGCGGCTCGGCGTGCAGGGACTGATCAAGACGCTTGCGAGCGAGCTGGCGTCGCGCCAAATCTTCATTAACGCCGCGGCGCCCGGCCGGTTCTCGACCGATCGCGTCCGCTCGCTGGACGAGGCCAACGCGGCAACGGCGGGCATCGCCTATGAAGCGCAGCGAGCCCGGTCCGAAAGCGAAATCGGCGTCGGCCGCTACGGCGACCCGGCCGAGTTCGCCCGCTACGTCGCCTTCCTCGCCTCGCCGGC
It includes:
- a CDS encoding LysM peptidoglycan-binding domain-containing protein, with amino-acid sequence MDKKSTTGTTYGSRTDRIKKNKTTSLILQGTAAGALLICGLLYSIYATGASSEGEKQPADKGGLVAVDGGSAAASKSDKAASDTQSGGVHALQGPPPAKEVRAESSKTAASPKKAAVVAKPAGSGSGGKASSKPASQTTKSYVIQKGDTLSSISMKFYRSKKYVALLAEKNDILFINEMNVGETIKIPALTSAAAGSATEQRQDIDYSKVKLPATYLVRVGDTLFTIAMRFYQSQDYVELIAKHNKLATTADLKAGTDLVIPAIPNATKIIVSKHIIADGETLSSISRKYYGSSKYAASIAKYNRLSDNDVVKSGDVLSIPQTPSV
- a CDS encoding GNAT family N-acetyltransferase, translated to MLIDIKARLDEEAIQDLLGWAVFPDPDHLAKAVQRYKDDADLKLLGYESEEEIIGLIGYHYASADTIEIDHISVDPAERYKGYGRGMILELLELEKPTVLQAETDEEAADFYRSSRFTVESLGESYPGVERFKCTYFVDDAEDE
- a CDS encoding NAD-dependent epimerase/dehydratase family protein — its product is MKVLIIGGTGTISTAITEQLLQREGIEAWHYNRGSRGTPAGVQTIIGDRRDFAAFEAQMAEAGRFDCVIDMIGFQADEAESAIRAFKGRVGQYIYCSTVDVYTKQAKEYPITEAGEREALPSFPYAYNKVRSENVLLEAHDPSTFPVTIFRPAQTYGGSGTAVPSLAGGTYHMKRLRQGRPIIVHGDGTSLWVACHRDDVARAFVNAIGDARTFGQAYNVTGEEWMTYDRYWRTVASALGAPEPRIVHMPTDLLGRLLPKRAEWCVENFRYNNLFDNAAARRDLDFRYTVRWEQGIRAVIEELDKTGAIEAAGEEPWYDALLEAWSDAEKRLAEQMAGLDR
- a CDS encoding ankyrin repeat domain-containing protein, producing MDDKMENALIDDVFQAAQSGDAAKLNGILAARPELANEENGPGLTPLGYAAHFGNAAAAQALLDHGAAVNAVSHSKVPYIPSNTALHAAIAGERSLEVIQLLLANGALTTVVDSNGHTALHVAAFHEDSVEIIRLLLEHGADVNAGQASGNTALALAAKQGNSRVAEFLRLHGAV
- a CDS encoding putative bifunctional diguanylate cyclase/phosphodiesterase, with amino-acid sequence MTPDQFHFQMGRMLDDIADSIFVMKAEGRELTYYYVNQAATRMTGISMADAGKSFYERNAFAMADYLYKKYSRVVTERTHIRYEDGVVMPNGMMSGESVLTPIFGENGEVEFVFSVTRDNTARKNYENLLLDYAYHDDLTKLYNRRYLLEKMKGVEALFLFDLDYFKNINDTFGHDIGDAVLVEVATRLNAVFQEKHTLVRLGGDEFIVALASRVPQPEQLAVRIMGVFQAPFAINGQQIKLNSSIGIALKQEHEDISTLLKQADIALYRAKGAGRKGFHVYEASSKYDHVENFIHELALAKAIEQEEFELHYQLVYSPQQEKVVGAEALLRWNRPNAGFVQPGQFIPIAEETGLIVPIGYWVLRKACQDWHQLIGCYGEGTRVAVNMSSVQLSEPDFVERILDIVAEERVPTHAIELELTESTVIRDSQGVRQTLSRLRAAGFSVALDDFGTGYSSLSMLTLLPIDTLKFDRSFIQNMNESVLSAMLVMAGALNLRVIAEGVEDAEQYQMLKAMHCWGIQGYYINQPVGLEGLRPIPV
- a CDS encoding SDR family oxidoreductase yields the protein MDLGFQHRTVIVTAASKGLGKASALRISEEGANVVICGRNAETIEAAAADIRSATGGEVLAVRADVSSPADIEALIAAAVERFGRIDGLVCNAGGPPGGTFATITDEQWESAFQLNVMSVVRLVRNALPHFPAEGGRIVYVSSTSIKQPIPGLVLSNSLRLGVQGLIKTLASELASRQIFINAAAPGRFSTDRVRSLDEANAATAGIAYEAQRARSESEIGVGRYGDPAEFARYVAFLASPANSYMTGQALMVDGGLVKAL